A genomic window from Candidatus Kouleothrix ribensis includes:
- a CDS encoding Gfo/Idh/MocA family oxidoreductase — protein MSIKPVNVGVIGCGNISGIYLEAGRTFEILKIAACADLDLDRARAQAAAYGVPAACSVEALLADPSIELVINLTVPGAHATVALAALAAGKSVYNEKPLAIERADAQRMLALAAAQGRLVGCAPDTFLGGGLQTCRALIDAGAIGVPVAATAFMLGHGPESWHPNPGFFYQRGAGPMFDMGPYYLTALIALLGPVRRATGSARISFAERTITSQPLHGTTIAVTTPTHVAGVLDFASGPIATLVTSFDVWAAELPRIEIYGSLGTLSLPDPNTFGGPVRMRLVGEAAWRELPITHGYTANSRGLGVADMAYALRSGRAPRASAALAYHVLDLMHAFHDASLAGQHIELASTCERPAALPEVWPGTAEQALGA, from the coding sequence ATGAGTATCAAACCCGTCAACGTTGGCGTGATCGGCTGCGGTAACATCAGCGGCATCTACCTCGAGGCCGGTCGCACGTTCGAGATCCTGAAGATCGCCGCCTGCGCCGACCTTGATCTCGATCGCGCGCGCGCCCAGGCGGCCGCGTACGGCGTGCCGGCCGCGTGCAGTGTCGAGGCGCTGCTGGCCGACCCGTCGATCGAACTGGTGATCAACCTGACCGTGCCGGGCGCGCATGCCACGGTGGCGCTGGCCGCGCTCGCGGCCGGCAAGAGCGTATATAACGAGAAGCCGCTGGCGATCGAACGTGCCGACGCCCAGCGCATGCTGGCGCTGGCCGCTGCGCAGGGGCGGCTGGTGGGCTGCGCGCCCGACACCTTTCTGGGCGGCGGGCTACAGACCTGCCGGGCGCTGATCGACGCCGGCGCGATCGGCGTGCCGGTGGCGGCTACGGCGTTTATGCTCGGCCATGGCCCCGAGAGCTGGCACCCCAACCCCGGCTTCTTCTACCAGCGCGGCGCTGGCCCGATGTTCGACATGGGGCCATACTACCTGACGGCGCTGATCGCGCTGCTTGGGCCGGTGCGGCGGGCCACCGGCTCGGCACGGATCTCGTTTGCCGAGCGTACGATCACCAGCCAGCCGCTGCACGGCACAACGATCGCCGTAACCACGCCGACGCATGTGGCCGGCGTGCTCGATTTCGCGAGTGGGCCGATCGCGACGCTGGTGACGAGCTTCGATGTGTGGGCCGCCGAGCTGCCGCGGATCGAGATCTACGGCTCGTTAGGCACGCTGAGCCTGCCCGACCCGAACACATTTGGCGGGCCGGTGCGGATGCGGTTGGTGGGCGAGGCGGCCTGGCGCGAGCTGCCGATTACGCATGGCTACACCGCCAATAGCCGCGGCCTGGGGGTTGCCGACATGGCCTACGCGCTGCGCAGCGGGCGGGCGCCGCGCGCCAGCGCTGCGCTGGCCTACCATGTGCTCGACCTGATGCACGCGTTTCATGATGCATCGCTGGCCGGGCAGCATATCGAGCTGGCGAGCACCTGCGAGCGGCCGGCGGCGCTGCCCGAGGTATGGCCAGGCACGGCCGAACAGGCGCTGGGGGCGTAG
- a CDS encoding aldo/keto reductase, producing the protein MHYGSIPGIAKPIARLVQGTVMLSTAERARSFALLDAVFEQGGSTFDTAHIYGQGDVERALGAWLADRGLREQVVIIGKGAHPMHGHQRVTPAAITSDLNESLERLQTSYIDLYLLHRDDPSVPVEPIIDVLNQHLRAGAIHVFGGSNWGTERLRAANAYAAAHGLVGFTAASPNLSLALQSSAPWPGCLSISGVAGRSARAWYAAERMPLFTWSSLAGGFFSGRFRRDNLGTFERSLDRLCAEVYGTAANFARLDRAAQLGAERGLTVAQVALAYVLNQPLDVYALVGCGTAAEFRENAAACAVQLTAAELAWLEDGDEHAEQAAA; encoded by the coding sequence ATGCACTACGGTTCGATCCCCGGTATCGCCAAGCCGATCGCACGGCTAGTGCAGGGCACGGTGATGCTCAGCACAGCCGAGCGCGCGCGCAGCTTTGCGCTGCTCGACGCGGTGTTCGAGCAGGGCGGCAGCACCTTCGACACTGCGCACATATACGGCCAGGGCGATGTCGAGCGCGCGCTCGGCGCGTGGCTGGCCGATCGGGGCCTGCGCGAGCAGGTGGTGATCATCGGTAAGGGCGCGCACCCCATGCACGGGCACCAGCGCGTCACGCCGGCCGCGATCACCAGCGATTTGAACGAGTCGCTCGAGCGGCTGCAGACCAGCTATATCGACCTGTATCTGCTGCACCGCGACGATCCGTCGGTGCCGGTCGAGCCGATCATCGACGTGCTGAACCAGCACCTGCGCGCCGGGGCCATCCATGTGTTCGGCGGCTCGAACTGGGGCACCGAGCGGCTACGCGCGGCCAATGCCTATGCGGCTGCGCACGGCCTGGTGGGCTTCACGGCCGCCAGCCCGAACCTAAGCCTGGCGCTGCAGTCGTCGGCGCCGTGGCCGGGCTGCCTGAGCATTAGTGGTGTGGCCGGCCGCAGCGCGCGGGCCTGGTACGCGGCCGAGCGCATGCCGCTGTTCACCTGGTCGAGCCTGGCCGGCGGGTTCTTCTCGGGGCGCTTTAGGCGCGATAACCTGGGCACATTCGAGCGCTCGCTCGATCGGCTGTGCGCAGAGGTGTATGGCACTGCGGCCAACTTCGCCCGGCTCGACCGCGCGGCGCAGCTGGGCGCCGAGCGCGGCCTGACTGTGGCGCAGGTGGCGCTGGCCTATGTGCTGAACCAGCCGCTCGACGTGTACGCGCTAGTCGGCTGCGGCACCGCTGCGGAGTTTCGCGAGAACGCGGCGGCCTGCGCGGTGCAGCTGACAGCGGCCGAGCTGGCATGGCTTGAGGATGGGGACGAGCACGCCGAGCAGGCTGCAGCTTAG